Proteins encoded within one genomic window of Granulicella pectinivorans:
- a CDS encoding peroxiredoxin family protein: MKPFRGLCLLALVLSAHGQHPLPTDVKTTPDVLIPAAQRRIAPDFTLTDNRGTPLTLSAYKGTVVLLDFWATWCGGCKLELPWYIEFDREYRERGLAVIGVSTDDDGMKIVKPFMSEWHMDYPVVIGTPVMEKSFGLGQMPLTLLIDREGRIALSHAGVVDRVDFEKHIRELLR, translated from the coding sequence ATGAAGCCTTTCCGCGGACTTTGCCTGCTCGCCCTTGTTCTGTCAGCCCATGGGCAACATCCCTTGCCGACGGATGTGAAGACGACGCCCGATGTCCTGATTCCGGCGGCGCAACGCAGGATCGCACCGGACTTTACGCTCACCGATAACCGGGGCACACCCCTGACGCTCTCGGCCTACAAAGGCACGGTCGTCCTGCTGGACTTCTGGGCGACGTGGTGCGGCGGATGCAAGCTCGAACTGCCCTGGTACATCGAGTTCGACAGGGAGTATCGCGAGCGTGGCCTCGCCGTCATCGGAGTGTCGACGGACGACGACGGCATGAAGATCGTGAAGCCGTTTATGTCGGAATGGCATATGGACTACCCTGTCGTGATCGGGACGCCGGTAATGGAGAAGAGCTTTGGCCTGGGGCAGATGCCGCTGACGCTTCTGATCGATCGCGAAGGCCGCATCGCGCTGTCGCACGCCGGAGTTGTTGATCGCGTGGACTTCGAGAAGCATATTCGGGAGTTACTGCGATAA
- a CDS encoding ribonuclease R family protein: MGNTPYPQTDRDLIRRIERSPNHRAGYKQLVRELGLGGGRERRLLLEQLGRITLRGDLVKIDAEMWSLPAAAPEKTARPSRAVEPKLPEEHRATRDRLLTGRLDLHRDGFGFVRPEGMANRDEDLFIPPHEINGAMQGDLVLVDEAPRGRDGRRSGRIARVLTRRNPTVVGIFHYARTRRRSTWENAPMINGNYVTPLDERMGQPILIPDGLELPATQTTEVAHRVLGEEALAAAFDWKDPELREPLEGLAVDVEITDFPLPGRPAKGRVIEVLGRPDDFGVDVEIVIRKHHIPHVFPANVLAEATASAEQTVDTLAEEDLKWREDFRHLSIVTIDGETARDFDDAVHVTPHPDGTWELQVHIADVSHYVRPGTDLDLEARLRGTSVYFPDRAVPMLPPQLSSGMCSLRPDEDRLVLSCIMQVDARGEISSYRVAEGIIRSARRMTYTQVQAILDHETVEDKTIRDQFLDLGDTFEKMYALALLLNAKRKRRGSIDFDLPEPVIRFDPQGNMESIVRSERGWSHRLIEEFMLSANECVAHWLEAQAPSIYRIHEMPDPKRIVEFEETAGTFGYSLGIATLPVKKVQMKSDRRDARGSGKQARTHEVTTDEIPVTPQMYQRLTAKIAGTAEERILAFLMLRSLKQARYSEQNVGHFALASPSYTHFTSPIRRYPDLIVHRLLRALLQGGAEAEGGAIRSDDPQPWAAKAAAAAGGKRKFVARPQYDAEPIPVEELAAIAGESSQSERRADDAERELMEWKKMRFMQDRVGEDFSAIILSCTKYGFFVELDELFIEGLVPIASLGALDGARGRRTEEDRYVFRDTDRQIVGTRSGRVFKMGQRVRVLLDRIDQQQRRLQFALIGVDGQQPAAESKPSPNRSGKPRKSKTKERTKDRKNKGKRKKK, translated from the coding sequence ATGGGAAATACACCGTATCCGCAGACCGACCGTGACCTGATCCGGCGCATCGAGCGCAGCCCGAACCACCGCGCCGGGTATAAGCAGTTGGTGCGCGAGCTTGGTCTGGGTGGCGGGCGTGAGCGCAGGCTTCTTCTGGAGCAGCTCGGTCGGATTACGCTGCGTGGCGACCTGGTCAAGATCGACGCGGAGATGTGGTCTCTGCCCGCGGCGGCACCGGAGAAGACGGCGCGGCCTTCGCGTGCCGTGGAGCCGAAGCTTCCGGAAGAGCATCGTGCCACGCGCGACCGTCTGCTGACGGGCAGGCTCGATCTGCATCGGGATGGCTTCGGATTTGTGCGGCCTGAAGGGATGGCCAATCGCGATGAGGATCTGTTTATTCCTCCGCATGAGATCAACGGCGCGATGCAGGGCGATCTCGTGCTCGTCGATGAAGCTCCGCGGGGACGCGACGGGCGTCGCTCCGGGCGCATTGCACGTGTGCTGACGCGGCGGAATCCGACGGTCGTCGGCATCTTCCACTACGCGCGGACGAGGCGGCGCAGCACCTGGGAAAACGCGCCGATGATCAATGGCAACTATGTGACGCCGCTCGACGAACGCATGGGTCAGCCGATCCTCATCCCCGACGGCCTGGAGTTGCCCGCGACGCAGACCACCGAAGTTGCGCATCGCGTGCTGGGTGAAGAGGCGCTGGCGGCCGCGTTCGACTGGAAGGATCCCGAGTTGCGGGAGCCGCTCGAAGGGCTTGCGGTCGATGTGGAGATTACCGACTTTCCTCTTCCTGGCAGGCCCGCGAAGGGGCGTGTGATTGAGGTACTGGGACGCCCCGACGACTTCGGGGTGGATGTCGAGATCGTCATCCGCAAGCACCACATCCCGCATGTCTTTCCGGCCAACGTGCTGGCGGAGGCGACGGCCTCGGCGGAGCAGACGGTCGATACGCTTGCAGAAGAAGATTTGAAGTGGCGCGAAGACTTCCGCCATCTCTCTATCGTCACCATCGATGGCGAGACCGCGCGTGACTTCGACGATGCCGTCCACGTCACGCCGCATCCGGATGGCACCTGGGAGCTGCAGGTGCACATCGCGGATGTGAGCCACTACGTGAGGCCCGGGACCGACCTCGATCTTGAAGCGCGTCTGCGCGGGACGAGCGTCTACTTCCCGGATCGAGCCGTGCCGATGCTGCCTCCGCAGCTTTCGAGCGGCATGTGTTCGCTGCGTCCCGATGAGGACCGGCTCGTGCTGTCGTGCATCATGCAGGTGGATGCGCGCGGCGAGATCAGCAGCTACCGCGTGGCCGAGGGCATCATCCGCTCGGCGCGGCGCATGACGTACACACAGGTGCAGGCGATTCTCGATCACGAGACCGTCGAGGATAAGACGATCCGCGATCAGTTCCTCGACCTCGGCGATACCTTCGAGAAGATGTATGCGCTGGCGCTGCTGCTCAACGCGAAGAGGAAGCGCCGCGGGTCCATTGACTTCGATCTGCCCGAGCCGGTGATCCGCTTCGATCCGCAGGGCAATATGGAGTCGATCGTACGGTCAGAGCGTGGATGGTCGCACCGGCTGATCGAGGAGTTCATGCTCTCGGCCAACGAGTGCGTGGCGCACTGGCTCGAAGCGCAGGCGCCGAGCATCTATCGCATCCACGAGATGCCCGATCCGAAGCGCATCGTGGAGTTCGAGGAGACAGCCGGGACGTTTGGGTACTCGCTCGGGATTGCGACGCTGCCGGTGAAGAAGGTCCAGATGAAGTCCGACCGGCGCGATGCGCGGGGCAGCGGCAAACAGGCACGTACGCACGAGGTGACGACCGACGAGATTCCCGTAACGCCGCAGATGTACCAGCGGTTGACGGCAAAGATCGCCGGCACGGCCGAGGAGAGGATCCTCGCATTCCTGATGCTGCGGTCGCTGAAGCAGGCGCGGTACAGCGAGCAGAACGTCGGACACTTTGCGCTGGCGAGTCCGAGCTACACGCACTTCACCTCGCCGATTCGGCGGTATCCGGATCTGATCGTGCATCGTTTGCTGCGTGCCTTGTTGCAGGGCGGCGCGGAGGCTGAAGGCGGTGCGATTCGGTCGGATGACCCGCAGCCATGGGCCGCGAAGGCAGCAGCCGCGGCAGGCGGTAAGAGGAAGTTCGTGGCTCGTCCGCAGTACGATGCCGAACCAATTCCGGTCGAAGAGCTCGCGGCGATTGCGGGCGAGTCAAGCCAGTCGGAGCGCAGGGCCGACGATGCCGAACGCGAGTTGATGGAGTGGAAGAAGATGCGCTTCATGCAGGATCGCGTGGGGGAGGACTTCTCTGCGATTATCCTCTCCTGCACGAAGTACGGTTTCTTCGTGGAGCTCGACGAACTGTTTATTGAAGGGCTGGTACCCATCGCATCGCTGGGGGCGCTGGATGGAGCGCGCGGACGAAGAACGGAAGAGGACCGATACGTCTTCCGGGATACGGACCGGCAGATCGTCGGGACGCGCTCGGGGCGTGTCTTCAAGATGGGACAGCGCGTGCGGGTGCTGCTGGACCGGATCGACCAGCAACAACGACGGTTGCAGTTTGCGCTGATCGGCGTGGATGGGCAGCAGCCGGCGGCAGAGTCGAAGCCAAGCCCTAACCGCAGCGGCAAGCCGAGGAAGTCGAAGACCAAGGAACGAACGAAGGACCGCAAGAACAAGGGTAAACGGAAGAAGAAGTAA
- a CDS encoding lipocalin family protein, with translation MTMRDWLRVAVGLVLVAGTLDLRAQSVTAVPQLDHARYAGTWYAIAGYPSKRLKRCASDVTQLVAEADKASQLQFVEACKVKAGFYDANNITAKAQDKKVLDGRFKITTLWPFTRKYWVFALAPDYSWSLSGSPNRKELWVFSRTPTMSDATLAEIKAKADAMGFSSAKLVMMPQSGH, from the coding sequence ATGACGATGCGGGATTGGCTGCGAGTGGCGGTGGGATTGGTTTTGGTGGCTGGAACACTCGATCTTCGCGCACAGAGCGTGACGGCTGTGCCGCAACTCGACCACGCCCGTTACGCCGGGACCTGGTATGCGATTGCGGGTTACCCCAGCAAGCGCCTCAAGCGGTGTGCAAGTGATGTGACGCAACTGGTGGCCGAAGCGGACAAGGCCAGCCAGCTTCAGTTCGTCGAGGCGTGCAAGGTGAAGGCCGGCTTCTATGATGCGAACAACATCACCGCGAAGGCGCAGGATAAGAAGGTCCTGGACGGTCGATTCAAGATCACGACGCTATGGCCGTTCACACGGAAATACTGGGTATTTGCGCTGGCCCCGGACTATAGCTGGTCGCTGAGCGGAAGCCCGAATCGCAAGGAGCTCTGGGTGTTCTCGCGTACCCCCACGATGAGTGATGCGACCCTGGCTGAGATCAAGGCCAAGGCGGATGCGATGGGGTTCAGCTCGGCCAAGCTGGTGATGATGCCGCAGAGCGGGCATTGA
- a CDS encoding HAD family hydrolase: MLLELPEGPFAAYLFDCDGTIVDSMPLHYVAWKKALGEWNVNFEEKLFYAWGGMPVVEIIRSLNEMHGVNMPVEELHHRKEGLYYEMLGDLKAVPEVLEHVHATHGKIPFAVVSGSTRESVVKSLEILGILDKFDTLVCAGEYVNGKPDPEPFLLAAEKLGVDPKLCLVFEDTEMGIQSATAAGMKSVKVMQPWERITA; the protein is encoded by the coding sequence ATGTTGCTGGAACTGCCCGAAGGTCCGTTTGCGGCCTATCTGTTTGACTGCGACGGCACCATCGTCGACTCGATGCCGCTGCACTATGTCGCCTGGAAGAAGGCGCTCGGCGAGTGGAACGTGAACTTCGAAGAGAAGCTTTTTTACGCGTGGGGCGGCATGCCGGTGGTCGAGATCATCCGTTCGCTGAACGAGATGCATGGCGTCAACATGCCGGTCGAAGAGCTGCACCACCGCAAGGAAGGCCTCTACTACGAGATGCTCGGCGACCTGAAGGCCGTGCCCGAGGTGCTGGAGCATGTCCATGCGACCCACGGCAAGATTCCCTTCGCCGTCGTCTCCGGCTCGACCCGCGAGAGCGTGGTGAAGTCGCTCGAGATACTCGGCATCCTCGACAAGTTCGACACGCTGGTCTGCGCGGGCGAGTATGTGAACGGCAAGCCAGATCCGGAGCCGTTCCTGCTGGCGGCGGAGAAGCTGGGCGTCGACCCGAAGCTGTGCCTCGTCTTCGAAGACACCGAGATGGGGATTCAGTCGGCGACCGCTGCCGGGATGAAGTCGGTGAAAGTCATGCAGCCATGGGAACGTATCACGGCGTAA
- the lepA gene encoding translation elongation factor 4: MDPSHIRNFAIIAHIDHGKSTLSDRLLEMTGSLTSREMQAQVLDAMDLERERGITIKAHTVRMMYKAEDGETYQLNLIDTPGHVDFSYEVSRSLASCEGALLVVDASQGVEAQTLANAYLAISNGLEILPIINKIDLPSADIERTKAMIEKSVGLPADDAIAVSAKTGLNVASILEAVVTLLPPPKGDVNAPLQALIFDSWFDPYRGVIVLARIINGKLRKGMKIRLMSNGKVFDVESMGVMTPKPVVLEELSAGEVGFFVATIKNVADTKVGDTITEDSRPCAEMLPGFEDIKSMVFAGLYTVDSHEHAMLRDALEKLRLNDASFSFEPESSAALGFGFRCGFLGLLHLEIIQERLEREYDLDLITTAPGVRYKITMTDGSVLEVDNPSRWPDPTEIESIEEPAIIAKILTNEEYVGNILKLVEDKRGRQQNIEYVSETRVMLTYELPLNEIVLDFYDRLKSVSRGYASLDYNLAGMWVSPMVKMDILIGGEPVDALSIIVHRDFAYDRGKVLVEKMRELIPRQMFEVAIQAAIGAKVIARSTVTAIRKNVIAKCYGGDISRKRKLLDKQKEGKKRMKRIGKVDIPQEAFLAVLKIGED, encoded by the coding sequence ATGGATCCAAGCCACATCCGCAACTTCGCCATCATTGCGCATATCGACCACGGCAAAAGCACCCTGTCCGACCGTCTCCTGGAGATGACGGGCTCGCTGACCTCACGCGAGATGCAGGCGCAGGTGCTCGACGCCATGGATCTCGAACGCGAGCGCGGCATCACGATCAAGGCGCATACGGTGCGCATGATGTACAAGGCCGAAGACGGCGAGACGTACCAGTTGAACCTGATCGACACACCCGGCCACGTCGACTTTTCGTATGAAGTATCGCGGTCGCTCGCCTCGTGCGAGGGCGCGCTGCTGGTGGTCGATGCCTCGCAGGGCGTGGAGGCGCAGACGCTGGCGAATGCGTATCTCGCCATCTCAAACGGCCTCGAAATTTTGCCGATCATTAATAAGATCGATCTTCCCTCTGCCGATATTGAACGCACCAAGGCCATGATCGAGAAGTCGGTCGGTCTACCCGCGGACGATGCGATTGCCGTTTCGGCGAAGACGGGTTTGAACGTGGCGTCCATCCTGGAGGCCGTGGTCACGCTTCTGCCTCCGCCGAAGGGCGATGTGAACGCTCCGCTCCAGGCGTTGATCTTCGATTCCTGGTTCGACCCATACAGAGGCGTCATCGTGCTGGCCAGGATCATCAACGGCAAGCTGCGCAAGGGCATGAAGATCCGGCTCATGTCCAACGGCAAGGTCTTCGACGTGGAGAGCATGGGCGTCATGACGCCGAAGCCAGTCGTGCTCGAAGAGCTTTCGGCGGGTGAGGTCGGATTCTTCGTCGCGACGATCAAGAATGTTGCCGACACGAAGGTCGGCGACACCATCACGGAAGACTCCCGCCCCTGCGCCGAAATGCTGCCGGGCTTCGAAGACATCAAGAGCATGGTCTTCGCCGGTCTCTATACCGTCGACTCACATGAACATGCGATGCTGCGCGACGCGCTCGAAAAGCTGCGGCTGAACGATGCAAGCTTCTCGTTCGAGCCGGAATCTTCGGCTGCGCTAGGCTTCGGCTTCCGCTGCGGCTTCCTTGGGCTTCTCCATCTGGAGATCATCCAGGAGCGTCTGGAGCGCGAGTACGACCTCGACCTCATCACCACAGCTCCCGGCGTGCGCTACAAGATCACCATGACCGACGGTAGTGTGCTCGAGGTGGACAACCCCTCGCGCTGGCCGGATCCGACGGAGATCGAGAGCATCGAGGAGCCCGCGATCATCGCGAAGATCCTCACCAACGAGGAGTACGTCGGCAACATCCTGAAGCTCGTCGAGGACAAGCGCGGACGCCAGCAGAACATCGAGTACGTCTCCGAGACGCGTGTGATGCTGACCTACGAGCTCCCCCTGAACGAGATCGTGCTGGACTTCTACGACCGCCTGAAGAGCGTCTCGCGCGGCTATGCTTCGCTCGACTACAACCTGGCCGGCATGTGGGTCTCGCCGATGGTGAAGATGGACATCCTCATCGGCGGCGAGCCAGTCGATGCGCTCTCGATCATCGTGCACCGTGACTTCGCGTACGACCGCGGCAAGGTGCTCGTGGAAAAGATGCGTGAGCTGATCCCGCGGCAGATGTTCGAGGTCGCGATCCAGGCCGCCATCGGCGCGAAGGTTATCGCGCGCTCGACCGTTACCGCCATCCGCAAGAACGTGATCGCGAAGTGCTACGGCGGCGACATCAGCCGGAAACGCAAGCTGCTCGACAAGCAGAAGGAAGGCAAGAAACGCATGAAGCGGATCGGCAAGGTCGATATCCCGCAGGAAGCGTTCCTCGCCGTATTGAAGATTGGAGAAGACTGA
- a CDS encoding lytic transglycosylase domain-containing protein, whose translation MSESTFSRLAWRWSLAACTCAPLVFLAGCPDDSVSKSPVASVPAYATAPTIQPAAAAATPAATPLQTQGVQNAQDATANYRAQQIIANAERSYKSGVANYQAGRLEAARTDFDFAVDAMLTSGMDLKGNQALADEFDRLLNAVNSLELAALKQGNGFSAPVEASPIESAADLTFPANPELTAKLKGELTTASDLPLVINDQVAGYINYFANSPSFHAHMLRSLERAGKYKDMIQKILREEGVPQDMIYLAVAESGFQPQAMNGSSGAGGMWQFMPTGAYGLKRNGWFDERFDPEKSSHAYARYIKALHNQFGDWYLAMAAYDWGPGNIQRAVMRTGYADFWELYRRNAMPAETRNYVPQILAAVIMAKNPEKYGLDKMVPDAPLIWDTVTVDYAVSLPLIADVTGTNVSAIVALNPSLLRMTTPNDQPFDLHIPIGTSKLYTERMKDIPEEKRATWRFHEAKAGETLASIASDMHVQASVLAEANEVSLSAPVEEGDEFVVPIAGSVASTHPSRYTTRRGDTLITIADRFNVSPEDLRRWNNLSSSAVQAGRSLAVAEPVHLAPSSRARARGRASKARGSRRSSISPTSNKSRGGATKTTTKGASTKTSAKPAAKSAKSSPHHRSSK comes from the coding sequence ATGAGTGAGAGCACGTTTTCCCGGCTGGCCTGGCGCTGGTCCCTTGCGGCCTGTACCTGCGCCCCGCTCGTCTTCCTGGCCGGGTGCCCTGACGACTCCGTAAGCAAGTCTCCCGTGGCCAGCGTGCCCGCCTACGCGACCGCGCCCACCATCCAGCCAGCCGCAGCGGCCGCAACGCCCGCTGCCACGCCGTTGCAGACCCAGGGCGTGCAGAACGCTCAGGACGCGACTGCAAATTATCGTGCGCAGCAGATCATCGCGAACGCCGAGCGGTCCTACAAGTCCGGCGTGGCGAACTACCAGGCGGGCCGTCTTGAAGCAGCGCGCACCGACTTCGACTTCGCCGTGGACGCGATGCTGACCAGCGGCATGGATCTCAAAGGCAACCAGGCACTGGCCGACGAGTTCGACCGGCTGCTGAATGCCGTCAACTCCCTGGAACTCGCAGCGCTGAAGCAGGGCAACGGCTTCTCCGCTCCGGTCGAAGCATCGCCGATCGAGTCCGCAGCCGACCTCACCTTCCCCGCGAACCCAGAACTGACCGCAAAGCTGAAGGGGGAGTTGACGACGGCATCCGATCTCCCGCTCGTTATCAACGATCAGGTCGCGGGCTACATCAACTACTTCGCGAACTCGCCCTCGTTCCATGCGCACATGCTGCGCTCGCTCGAACGCGCCGGCAAGTACAAGGACATGATCCAGAAGATCCTGCGCGAGGAAGGCGTGCCGCAGGACATGATCTATCTCGCCGTCGCCGAGAGCGGCTTCCAGCCGCAGGCTATGAACGGAAGCTCCGGCGCGGGCGGCATGTGGCAGTTCATGCCCACCGGGGCCTATGGACTCAAGCGCAACGGATGGTTCGACGAACGCTTCGATCCGGAGAAGAGCTCACATGCCTATGCGCGGTACATCAAGGCACTGCACAACCAGTTCGGAGACTGGTACCTCGCCATGGCCGCGTACGACTGGGGCCCGGGCAACATCCAGCGCGCCGTAATGCGTACCGGCTACGCGGATTTCTGGGAACTCTACCGGCGCAATGCGATGCCGGCCGAGACGCGCAACTATGTGCCGCAGATTCTGGCCGCGGTCATCATGGCCAAGAACCCCGAGAAGTATGGCCTGGACAAGATGGTGCCGGACGCACCCCTCATCTGGGATACGGTCACCGTCGACTATGCGGTCAGCCTTCCGCTCATCGCGGATGTGACAGGGACCAACGTCTCTGCCATCGTCGCGCTGAATCCGAGCCTTCTGCGCATGACCACGCCGAACGATCAACCGTTTGATCTTCACATTCCCATCGGCACGTCGAAGCTCTACACCGAACGCATGAAGGACATCCCCGAAGAAAAGCGTGCGACATGGCGCTTCCACGAGGCGAAGGCCGGCGAGACGCTCGCCTCCATCGCGAGCGACATGCATGTGCAGGCGAGCGTGCTGGCCGAGGCCAACGAAGTCAGTCTCAGCGCGCCGGTGGAGGAGGGCGATGAGTTCGTCGTCCCGATCGCCGGATCCGTTGCATCCACGCACCCTTCGCGCTACACGACGCGCCGAGGCGACACGTTGATCACGATCGCGGATCGCTTCAATGTATCTCCGGAAGATCTTCGCCGCTGGAACAATCTCTCCTCGAGTGCCGTGCAGGCGGGTCGTTCGCTTGCTGTTGCGGAGCCCGTTCATCTTGCACCTTCGTCGCGAGCCCGCGCTCGTGGACGTGCCTCAAAGGCGCGTGGATCAAGGCGTTCGAGCATATCGCCCACTTCCAACAAGAGCCGTGGCGGAGCTACGAAGACGACGACGAAAGGCGCATCGACGAAGACAAGCGCGAAGCCCGCAGCGAAGAGTGCAAAGAGTTCACCGCATCATCGTTCGTCGAAATGA
- a CDS encoding peroxiredoxin, producing MLLRSLGLAAVAAAVTAGGLVLKVKAADTIQPGATAPNFSLPSQEDKLVSLKDYKGKWVVLYFYPKDQTTGCTIEAHNFQRDMAKYDAANAVVLGVSLDTVEGHKAWCSKDTFSFKLLADPDHKVVDAYGVPVKGMGAMKFANRETFLIDPSGKVAKVWEKVDVKVHSDEVLAAIAAAK from the coding sequence TTGTTGCTCAGAAGCCTGGGGCTCGCCGCCGTGGCAGCCGCTGTGACCGCTGGTGGTCTGGTACTGAAGGTCAAGGCAGCCGATACGATTCAGCCGGGTGCCACCGCACCGAACTTCAGCCTGCCCTCGCAGGAAGACAAGCTGGTTTCGCTAAAGGACTACAAGGGCAAGTGGGTGGTGTTGTACTTCTACCCCAAGGACCAGACGACCGGATGCACCATCGAAGCGCATAACTTCCAGCGCGACATGGCCAAGTACGATGCCGCCAATGCGGTGGTGCTGGGCGTCTCGCTCGATACCGTGGAAGGCCACAAGGCCTGGTGCTCGAAGGATACGTTCAGCTTCAAGCTGCTTGCGGATCCCGACCATAAGGTCGTCGACGCATATGGCGTGCCGGTCAAGGGCATGGGCGCGATGAAGTTCGCCAACCGCGAGACGTTCCTCATCGATCCTTCGGGCAAGGTCGCCAAGGTCTGGGAGAAGGTCGACGTGAAGGTTCACTCGGACGAAGTGCTCGCGGCGATCGCAGCGGCAAAATAA
- a CDS encoding LpxI family protein has translation MVSHEPERLGLIAGNGRFPFLLLDAARAHGLTVVVAAIKEEADLEMKARAAADPQVIVHWLSLGELSKLIETFQREGVTRATMAGQVRHKQIFSSIRPDWRLAKLLMSLRTKNTDMLLGAVAKVLGDEGIELISSTAYLEPLLAKAGVLTRRSPSENETKDVAYGRTVAKGIAGFDLGQTVVIASQACVAVEAMEGTDATIARAGELLRGSGGVLDATLTVVKVAKPNQDMRFDVPVIGVATIRTMIAAGATCLSVEAGRTLLFDPAAIIAAADEAGIAIVAEA, from the coding sequence GTGGTCTCTCATGAGCCAGAACGCCTTGGTCTTATCGCGGGCAATGGGCGCTTTCCGTTCTTGCTGCTCGATGCAGCGCGGGCACATGGGCTGACCGTCGTCGTGGCAGCGATCAAGGAAGAGGCCGATCTGGAGATGAAGGCACGGGCTGCGGCTGACCCGCAGGTGATCGTGCATTGGCTCTCGCTGGGTGAACTCTCGAAGCTGATTGAGACCTTCCAGCGCGAGGGTGTCACCCGGGCCACCATGGCGGGGCAGGTGCGGCACAAGCAGATCTTCTCGTCGATCCGGCCGGACTGGCGTCTTGCCAAGCTGTTGATGAGCCTGCGGACGAAGAATACCGACATGCTCCTCGGCGCGGTAGCGAAGGTGCTGGGCGATGAGGGAATCGAGCTGATCTCGTCGACGGCTTATCTTGAGCCCCTGCTGGCGAAGGCCGGCGTGCTCACGCGCCGTTCCCCGAGTGAGAACGAGACAAAGGACGTGGCCTACGGGCGCACGGTTGCGAAGGGTATCGCCGGGTTCGATCTTGGGCAGACCGTCGTGATCGCCTCGCAGGCGTGTGTCGCGGTCGAGGCGATGGAGGGTACCGACGCCACCATCGCGCGCGCGGGAGAGCTGCTGCGCGGCTCGGGCGGCGTGCTGGACGCGACGCTGACCGTGGTGAAGGTCGCCAAGCCCAATCAGGACATGCGCTTCGACGTGCCGGTGATCGGCGTGGCTACGATCCGCACGATGATCGCAGCGGGTGCGACCTGTCTCTCGGTCGAGGCGGGGCGCACGCTGCTCTTCGATCCGGCGGCGATCATCGCAGCGGCGGATGAGGCCGGGATCGCGATTGTCGCGGAAGCATGA
- the lpxA gene encoding acyl-ACP--UDP-N-acetylglucosamine O-acyltransferase yields the protein MIHPTAIVAAGAKIAASAKIGPFCTVGANVVLGEECELVSHVIVDGHTTLGARNTVYPFTSLGCSPQDLKYKGEPTRLEIGDDNVIRESVTISRGTVGGGGVTTVGSGCLIMTLTHIGHDSHIGNGCILANAATLAGHVVVEDYAVVGALCPVHQFCRIGKYSYIGGGTTITQDVLPYSLTSIERNNHAYGLNKVGLERRGFTPAQIKGLRQAYRLLKGSKLNTTDALAAMREMLAGLDDAEHVRYFVEFIAESTRGVIK from the coding sequence ATGATTCACCCGACCGCCATCGTGGCTGCGGGCGCGAAGATCGCGGCGTCGGCGAAGATCGGCCCCTTCTGCACGGTCGGTGCGAACGTCGTTCTTGGCGAGGAGTGCGAACTGGTGTCGCATGTGATCGTCGATGGGCACACGACGCTGGGTGCGCGGAACACGGTATATCCGTTTACGAGCCTGGGCTGCTCACCGCAGGATCTGAAGTACAAGGGTGAGCCCACGCGGCTGGAGATCGGCGACGACAACGTGATCCGCGAATCGGTGACGATCTCGCGGGGCACGGTAGGTGGTGGCGGCGTGACGACGGTCGGTTCGGGATGCCTGATCATGACGTTGACGCATATCGGGCACGACTCGCATATCGGCAACGGGTGCATTCTGGCCAATGCCGCCACGCTGGCTGGGCATGTGGTCGTCGAGGACTACGCGGTGGTTGGGGCGCTGTGCCCGGTACACCAGTTCTGCCGGATCGGTAAGTACAGCTATATTGGTGGCGGCACGACGATTACGCAGGATGTGCTGCCGTACTCGCTGACGTCGATTGAGCGCAACAACCATGCGTATGGCCTGAACAAGGTCGGGTTGGAGCGCCGTGGGTTTACGCCGGCGCAGATCAAAGGGCTAAGGCAGGCGTACCGGCTGCTGAAGGGCTCGAAGCTGAATACGACGGACGCGCTGGCTGCGATGCGGGAGATGCTCGCCGGGCTGGACGACGCGGAGCATGTAAGGTATTTCGTGGAGTTCATCGCGGAGAGCACGCGCGGAGTGATCAAGTAA
- the fabZ gene encoding 3-hydroxyacyl-ACP dehydratase FabZ, protein MSEETTNLPAPDQPERQTMEIGEIMALLPHRYPFLLIDRVVEMTRKERIVAIKNVTMNEPHFQGHFPDYPIMPGVLMVEAIAQTGGALLLKEIPDRDSKLMVFTGIEEAKFKRPVVPGDQLRIEVTVMNWRTRAVKMRGEITVEGKVVCEAIVTCMVVPRVRA, encoded by the coding sequence ATGAGTGAAGAGACTACGAACCTACCGGCACCGGACCAACCGGAAAGACAGACGATGGAGATCGGCGAGATTATGGCGCTGCTCCCGCATCGCTACCCGTTCCTCCTGATCGATCGCGTCGTTGAGATGACGCGCAAGGAACGCATCGTCGCCATCAAGAACGTGACGATGAACGAGCCTCACTTTCAGGGACACTTTCCGGATTACCCGATCATGCCCGGGGTGTTGATGGTTGAGGCGATCGCGCAGACCGGCGGTGCGCTTCTGCTGAAGGAGATTCCAGACCGCGACTCGAAGCTGATGGTGTTCACCGGCATCGAGGAGGCGAAGTTCAAGCGGCCCGTGGTGCCGGGCGACCAGCTCCGCATCGAGGTTACGGTGATGAACTGGCGGACGCGCGCGGTGAAGATGCGTGGCGAGATCACGGTCGAGGGCAAGGTGGTTTGCGAGGCCATCGTCACCTGCATGGTGGTGCCGCGGGTGAGGGCATGA